A portion of the Thunnus maccoyii chromosome 20, fThuMac1.1, whole genome shotgun sequence genome contains these proteins:
- the LOC121887477 gene encoding homeodomain-interacting protein kinase 2-like has product MNTSDKLQIFKGSTLGRCHTVEAFLGEGGFGFVTKCRNTETGRTEAVKVNKNHPEVVCQAKLEISILKRLRCLDPDTCNIVRWNGFFFDQEHICLNFELLDQSLRDYMADRNHQGLSIRELSPVVHQLATALSHLRSIGIVHADLKPDNVMVVDRKQQPLKVKLIDFGLARPVSAARAGACVQTTWYRAPEIMLHIPFNEAIDMWSLGLVAVELATGCPLYPGETDYDMLNFIMETQGQLADYLLDRGMGTDYYFHKQQNSQPRWTFKTPEEFAYETGFYAEETRYIRLGSLDDLEQVLAMERGHQSDQRLFVDLVKRMLQLDADLRIKPLEVLRHPLFYHIPPQCSRPDVCITIDPEETEPEVSWQPSTCQTAGPGGILRRRRVPTLTAMSEHEWAALEENDLKEADVQPEDNAKQDGWFRRLFNRITGAFHLLLSCDG; this is encoded by the exons ATGAACACGTCAG ACAAGCTGCAGATTTTTAAAGGGAGCACACTCGGCAGGTGCCACACCGTGGAGGCTTTCCTCGGCGAGGGCGGCTTTGGTTTCGTGACCAAATGCCGCAACACTGAAACTGGCAGGACGGAGGCTGTGAAGGTGAACAAGAATCACCCCGAGGTCGTTTGTCAGGCAAAACTGGAGATCTCCATTCTGAAGAGGCTGCGGTGTCTGGATCCAGACACCTGTAACATCGTTAGGTGGAATGGTTTCTTCTTTGATCAAGAACACATTTGCCTGAACTTTGAACTTCTGGACCAAAGCCTGCGGGATTACATGGCAGACAGGAATCATCAGGGTCTTTCCATCAGAGAGCTGAGTCCAGTCGTGCATCAGCTGGCCACAGCCCTGTCCCATTTGAGATCGATCGGAATCGTGCACGCCGATCTCAAACCGGATAACGTCATGGTTGTGGACCGAAAGCAGCAGCCGCTAAAAGTCAAGTTAATTGACTTTGGACTAGCTCGTCCTGTGTCAGCAGCTAGAGCTGGTGCCTGTGTACAAACAACATGGTACAGGGCACCAGAAATCATGCTACACATCCCATTTAACGAGGCCATCGACATGTGGTCTCTGGGACTGGTAGCAGTGGAGCTGGCAACAGGTTGCCCTCTGTATCCTGGGGAAACAGACTACGACATGTTGAACTTCATCATGGAGACCCAGGGTCAGCTAGCTGACTATCTGCTGGATCGTGGAATGGGCACAGATTATTACTTCCACAAACAGCAGAATAGTCAGCCACGGTGGACATTCAAGACGCCAGAGGAGTTCGCGTATGAGACGGGGTTCTACGCTGAAGAGACGAGATACATCAGACTGGGGTCTCTTGATGATCTCGAGCAGGTCCTGGCCATGGAGAGGGGACACCAGAGCGACCAGCGTCTTTTCGTAGACCTGGTCAAGAGGATGCTGCAGCTGGATGCAGACCTGCGCATTAAACCCCTGGAGGTTCTGCGGCACCCTCTTTTTTACCACATCCCCCCTCAGTGCTCCCGCCCAGACGTCTGCATTACGATAGACCCTGAGGAGACTGAGCCTGAAGTGAGCTGGCAGCCTTCCACATGTCAGACAGCAGGACCAGGAGGCATTCTTCGACGGCGAAGGGTCCCAACTCTAACTGCAATGTCAGAACATGAGTGGGCCGCGTTGGAGGAGAATGACCTGAAAGAGGCCGACGTCCAGCCAGAGGACAACGCCAAGCAGGACGGCTGGTTTAGACGCCTCTTCAATAGGATCACAGGCGCTTTCCACCTTCTGCTTTCCTGTGACGGCTAG